One Leptospira wolbachii serovar Codice str. CDC genomic region harbors:
- a CDS encoding DUF342 domain-containing protein produces MPGPDSYTDRILQDLEANENGYFQIENSAGKAILKITKPGPKGKKVDYKDVLARVQLFGVEGYNSEQIKRAVALAENKPVEIGTWSKGDPIGSYADITISEDLMEAKMVLHPPKHGGALLSEYQLREQIASVGISVGIIDSVIQNQVKNPDFFVPYTIAKGYPPIPGKDGEIKIYFRSDNKPQLEEDEHGRIDYKNIGVIQSVKPEDLIAERIPPKKGEFGKTVNGSMIPYQEEKTVDWNLGPNVELRGDKLYAKIAGRPVLSTAWEIKVDEVIQLEAVDYSTGNIDFPGTIIVEEKIGDGFSLTTSGSIIIRNSVGKAFLKAKGDIVLSGGFMGRGEGYIESEGNIYAKFVEQGKLTAQGSIFVEEAVMHSELSAKDFIRVVGGRGEVIGGTVIAGNSLTCAKLGAVVETKTKVAIGTPPELLDELNRMKKEIADKEITLHKVQLTLTKLVEKSQKKDLTLEEKETITKLKDANEKFTKVLEAQTKQFETALGSYEPNPEAYVDVEREVFPGVDLSFGAGKNYRMGINSLIGKTHFYLGTDGSIQTDRTVIRKED; encoded by the coding sequence ATGCCAGGCCCAGACTCCTATACAGATAGAATCCTCCAAGATTTAGAAGCGAACGAAAACGGTTACTTCCAAATCGAAAATTCCGCTGGCAAAGCTATATTAAAAATCACTAAACCTGGCCCCAAAGGAAAAAAAGTAGATTACAAAGACGTATTAGCACGGGTCCAACTCTTTGGTGTTGAAGGTTATAACTCAGAACAAATCAAAAGAGCCGTAGCTTTAGCGGAGAACAAACCTGTAGAAATTGGAACCTGGTCCAAAGGCGATCCGATAGGCTCGTATGCGGACATTACAATCTCCGAAGATCTTATGGAAGCCAAAATGGTTCTCCATCCACCCAAACATGGGGGAGCACTTCTCAGCGAATACCAGTTACGCGAACAGATAGCTTCCGTTGGAATCTCTGTTGGGATTATTGATTCAGTGATTCAAAACCAGGTAAAAAATCCAGATTTTTTTGTTCCCTATACGATCGCCAAAGGGTATCCACCGATTCCTGGAAAGGATGGAGAAATTAAAATTTACTTTAGGTCAGACAACAAACCTCAGTTAGAAGAGGACGAACATGGACGTATTGATTATAAAAACATTGGAGTCATCCAATCTGTCAAACCAGAGGATCTGATTGCCGAACGAATCCCTCCCAAAAAAGGCGAGTTTGGGAAAACCGTCAACGGATCCATGATCCCTTACCAAGAAGAAAAAACAGTCGATTGGAATCTGGGACCAAACGTGGAACTGAGAGGGGACAAACTGTACGCTAAAATCGCAGGCCGACCCGTTCTATCGACAGCATGGGAAATCAAAGTGGATGAAGTGATCCAACTAGAAGCCGTTGACTATTCCACGGGCAATATTGATTTTCCTGGAACCATCATCGTAGAAGAAAAGATTGGAGATGGCTTTTCCTTAACCACAAGCGGAAGTATCATCATCCGAAATTCTGTAGGTAAGGCATTTCTCAAAGCTAAAGGTGATATTGTTTTATCGGGCGGGTTTATGGGAAGGGGCGAAGGTTATATAGAATCTGAAGGAAATATCTACGCCAAATTTGTGGAACAAGGAAAACTCACAGCCCAAGGGAGTATCTTTGTGGAAGAAGCAGTCATGCATTCCGAACTTTCTGCCAAAGATTTTATCCGCGTTGTAGGAGGCCGGGGAGAAGTCATTGGAGGAACAGTCATTGCTGGAAACTCTCTCACCTGTGCCAAACTCGGTGCCGTAGTGGAAACCAAAACCAAAGTGGCAATTGGAACTCCACCGGAGTTACTTGATGAACTCAATCGGATGAAAAAGGAAATTGCAGACAAAGAAATCACTCTTCACAAAGTCCAACTAACACTTACAAAACTTGTAGAAAAAAGTCAGAAAAAAGATCTGACACTCGAAGAAAAAGAAACCATCACCAAACTAAAAGATGCAAACGAAAAATTCACAAAAGTTTTAGAAGCACAAACCAAACAATTCGAAACTGCCCTTGGCTCTTACGAGCCAAATCCAGAAGCCTATGTGGATGTGGAAAGAGAAGTATTTCCGGGTGTAGACCTAAGTTTTGGTGCTGGAAAAAACTACCGCATGGGAATCAATTCCCTGATAGGGAAAACTCATTTTTATTTAGGAACTGACGGTAGCATTCAAACTGACAGAACCGTTATCAGAAAGGAAGACTAA
- a CDS encoding TrmH family RNA methyltransferase: protein MPNRRQYITSFSNPKVKWVAGLKEKRNRDEEKKFFIEGYREIKKAIASNPTSPIPCLPVSITSLFISPECFLGENEEQLIQSVHCPVFELPRKIFEKISYRDRPDGLIAVAETPDATVPWEKIKSLDTNPILIIEGVEKPGNLGTILRTAEGAGVGLVIVTDPRIDLFNPNVVRASTGTIFTLPVYIGELKEVLTKFHNQGYKRYAVTPEGKTLYTSINMKEKSVFLFGSEQYGLSNDAKELSDDTLHLPMFGEADSLNLAMSCGIVLYESIRQRNK, encoded by the coding sequence ATGCCAAACAGAAGACAATACATCACTAGTTTTTCCAATCCAAAGGTCAAATGGGTAGCGGGACTCAAAGAAAAAAGAAACCGAGATGAAGAAAAGAAATTCTTTATCGAAGGGTATCGGGAAATCAAAAAAGCAATCGCAAGTAACCCTACGTCACCTATCCCTTGTTTACCGGTCAGCATTACAAGTTTATTTATCTCTCCTGAATGTTTTTTAGGCGAAAACGAAGAACAATTGATCCAGTCAGTCCATTGTCCCGTCTTCGAACTTCCTCGTAAAATTTTTGAAAAAATTTCTTACAGAGATAGGCCCGATGGACTCATTGCCGTGGCGGAAACACCCGATGCCACAGTCCCTTGGGAAAAAATTAAATCGTTGGATACTAATCCCATCCTTATCATTGAAGGTGTAGAAAAACCAGGAAACCTAGGTACTATTTTACGAACTGCAGAAGGTGCTGGAGTGGGCCTTGTGATTGTCACCGATCCTAGAATTGATCTTTTTAATCCCAACGTAGTTCGTGCCAGTACCGGAACCATCTTTACTTTACCAGTTTATATTGGAGAATTAAAAGAAGTCCTTACCAAGTTTCATAACCAAGGATACAAACGTTATGCCGTTACACCGGAAGGAAAAACATTGTATACATCTATCAATATGAAAGAGAAATCCGTATTTCTTTTTGGAAGTGAACAATACGGCCTAAGTAATGATGCCAAGGAACTTTCTGATGACACTCTCCACTTACCCATGTTCGGAGAAGCAGATTCACTCAACCTAGCCATGTCGTGCGGAATCGTTTTATACGAATCCATCCGACAAAGAAACAAATGA
- a CDS encoding 7TM diverse intracellular signaling domain-containing protein — protein sequence MINDPLSQTYKLKKKSRQRILFLILLSSLSFTKPILSETPSDIGERIIYTTKFTYWIDSTSSVPIESVLKIGEFTKVTDDFVNFGFLKGTLWLKLDPKDFPDPLKYPLLLVQAHNIDSVELFHKNDGNTYVVSKSGHIQPVFQREIPHRNFVFRIGHEKETILIAIRSDISLQFAFVFTNQRNLQREDYITQWIYGLFFGSLGIIILYNLAIAFFVRDRNYFYYIGYVLFFGLGQLSLLGFWGYFFVPDSYYWKRIGIPAFFSICLFFFVLFTSHFLKLKARIPKVARFYQVLGILSLLNAAVALFGGISQSSIGVSWLSVLICISLLIVLVWGIWRRIRSFYYFAIAFVLLLLTCIVYGLLKFGILPSNPFLEEMLFPIASLADITLFAFALADRIQLLRQEKDMALAQVTSLRKERKISRDILMQSLPKTIPNVTNLQIQIYILPMKDVGGDFYEYFSPNPYEIGIVLCDVSGHGIPASLISAMGKVAFTTQKDNISSPKQVLEGMNRVLYGNCNPQYVTASYVYLNTSTKVWRFGRAGHPSAYLQRASGEIIKVHPKGKIIGVFPEIQIEEITYRVEPKDRILILSDGVLECFNPEGKMYGESGLLEFLHTNRELPNHLFKVKLIQDLESFSKAEIKEWDDDLTFIFLELV from the coding sequence ATGATCAATGATCCCCTGTCCCAGACCTATAAATTGAAAAAAAAATCTCGGCAAAGAATCCTTTTTCTAATTTTACTCTCCTCTCTCTCTTTTACAAAGCCAATTCTTTCAGAAACACCAAGCGACATTGGGGAAAGAATCATCTACACTACAAAATTCACTTATTGGATAGATTCCACCTCTTCTGTTCCTATTGAATCTGTTTTAAAAATTGGAGAATTTACTAAAGTAACCGATGATTTTGTAAATTTTGGTTTTTTAAAAGGTACCCTTTGGTTAAAACTAGATCCCAAAGATTTTCCCGATCCCCTCAAATATCCATTACTTCTGGTCCAAGCACATAACATTGATTCTGTGGAACTATTTCACAAAAATGATGGGAATACTTATGTAGTGTCCAAGTCAGGTCATATCCAACCCGTATTCCAAAGAGAAATTCCGCATAGGAATTTTGTTTTTCGAATTGGACACGAAAAAGAAACCATTCTCATTGCCATTCGATCCGACATCTCTCTACAATTTGCTTTTGTTTTTACTAACCAAAGAAATCTCCAAAGAGAAGATTACATTACCCAATGGATCTACGGATTATTTTTTGGAAGTTTAGGAATCATCATTCTATATAATCTTGCAATTGCCTTTTTTGTAAGAGATAGAAATTATTTCTATTATATTGGCTATGTTTTGTTTTTTGGGCTCGGTCAACTTTCACTTTTGGGTTTTTGGGGGTATTTTTTTGTTCCTGATTCTTATTATTGGAAACGAATTGGTATCCCTGCTTTCTTTAGTATCTGCCTTTTTTTCTTTGTTTTATTCACGTCCCATTTTTTAAAACTGAAAGCCCGAATTCCGAAAGTGGCTCGCTTCTATCAAGTTTTGGGAATTTTATCCCTACTAAATGCCGCAGTCGCTTTGTTTGGTGGAATTTCACAATCATCCATCGGAGTGAGTTGGCTTTCAGTTTTGATCTGCATCAGTTTACTGATTGTTCTTGTCTGGGGAATTTGGAGGCGAATTCGCTCCTTTTATTATTTTGCTATCGCCTTTGTATTACTACTTCTTACATGCATTGTCTATGGGTTACTCAAATTTGGGATCCTTCCTTCCAATCCATTTTTAGAAGAGATGTTATTTCCTATCGCATCTCTTGCCGACATTACTTTGTTTGCATTCGCCTTGGCAGACCGAATCCAATTGTTACGCCAAGAAAAAGATATGGCCCTTGCCCAAGTCACAAGCCTTAGAAAAGAAAGAAAAATCTCTAGGGACATTCTCATGCAGTCCCTTCCGAAAACCATTCCCAATGTAACGAACTTACAAATCCAAATTTATATCTTACCGATGAAAGACGTGGGTGGTGACTTTTATGAATACTTCTCGCCCAATCCTTATGAAATAGGCATTGTGCTTTGCGATGTTTCTGGACATGGAATTCCGGCCTCCCTCATTTCTGCCATGGGGAAAGTGGCCTTCACCACCCAAAAGGATAATATCTCCTCCCCCAAACAAGTTTTAGAAGGCATGAACCGCGTGTTATACGGGAACTGCAATCCTCAGTATGTAACAGCCTCTTATGTTTATCTCAATACATCTACAAAGGTATGGCGGTTTGGACGTGCAGGCCACCCCAGTGCTTATCTCCAGAGAGCCAGTGGTGAGATCATCAAAGTCCATCCCAAAGGAAAAATCATTGGAGTCTTTCCCGAAATTCAAATCGAAGAAATTACCTACAGAGTCGAGCCCAAGGACAGAATCCTTATTCTAAGTGATGGAGTTTTGGAATGTTTTAATCCAGAAGGAAAAATGTATGGGGAATCTGGATTATTGGAATTTTTACATACCAACCGGGAACTGCCCAACCATCTATTCAAAGTCAAACTCATCCAGGATTTAGAGTCGTTTTCTAAAGCCGAAATAAAAGAGTGGGACGACGACCTAACGTTTATTTTTCTGGAATTGGTATGA
- a CDS encoding class I SAM-dependent methyltransferase, with the protein MTKSYELLDSGDLSKLEIVGGYKLHRSSPTSAYGKATPEIWNDLHAQYIKNDSGAGHWNFLKKVPESFTIEFSNLTFKIKLTPFGHIGLFPEQETNWNRIREIGKKKQGLEVLNLFAYSGGSTLACLDAGMSVCHVDASKGMVDWARENAKLSGLDSKPVRWIVDDVMKFIRREIKRGKKYQGLILDPPSFGRGSKGEVWKIEENLSELMDALMELSDSKPEFVILSCHSQGFSPLTLERILSSRIKTKGIYQTSELFIPERSGKKYPAGFCTFFTK; encoded by the coding sequence ATGACAAAAAGTTACGAACTCTTGGATTCAGGTGATTTATCCAAATTGGAAATTGTAGGTGGTTACAAACTCCATCGTTCTTCCCCTACTTCTGCTTATGGAAAAGCAACTCCTGAAATTTGGAACGACCTCCATGCACAGTACATCAAAAATGATTCCGGTGCCGGACATTGGAATTTTCTTAAGAAAGTTCCAGAAAGTTTTACCATAGAATTTTCTAACTTAACCTTCAAAATCAAACTCACTCCTTTTGGTCACATTGGCCTCTTCCCAGAACAAGAAACCAATTGGAACCGCATCCGAGAGATTGGTAAAAAGAAACAAGGCCTCGAAGTCTTAAACCTATTTGCTTATTCGGGTGGATCCACTCTTGCCTGTTTGGATGCCGGAATGAGTGTCTGCCATGTGGATGCATCCAAAGGAATGGTGGACTGGGCTAGGGAAAATGCAAAACTCTCCGGACTCGATTCGAAACCAGTCCGTTGGATTGTGGATGATGTAATGAAATTTATCCGTAGGGAAATCAAACGGGGGAAAAAATACCAAGGCCTCATTCTTGACCCACCGAGTTTTGGTCGTGGTTCCAAAGGAGAAGTTTGGAAGATTGAAGAGAACTTATCGGAACTTATGGATGCCCTTATGGAACTATCAGATTCCAAACCAGAATTTGTGATTCTCAGTTGTCATAGCCAAGGATTTAGTCCCCTAACATTAGAAAGGATCTTGTCTTCCAGAATCAAAACCAAAGGGATCTACCAAACATCGGAGTTATTCATTCCGGAAAGATCGGGAAAAAAATACCCGGCTGGATTTTGTACTTTCTTCACCAAATAA
- a CDS encoding LA_1326/LA_4305 family lipoprotein produces the protein MKLYRIFSLLVLSITLNSCASGVKSRSLLFRSNEFAIYTVARDKISLKSETSVSKTFAHPVEITEDKVLDLLGNIRFREESSYGDVNRYIFEEKEIKEFALDLVDGLQKLKPDQLLLVISKYNPVRSVVSHYSRTGFYIWSTETSIEILFGELQKEISYDEQGNYFDWSNIPDIPFEHFPQSTYILQGPGFSFKKVSGFRNKHWLVFDKADLAKLKFEKRKKTTIPEVTNSVDADLKPEKRISRDEEEGIINGD, from the coding sequence ATGAAACTCTATCGAATTTTCTCTCTCTTAGTTCTATCAATCACTTTGAATTCCTGTGCTTCAGGTGTTAAGTCTAGATCTTTACTTTTTCGCAGTAATGAATTTGCAATCTACACAGTTGCTCGAGATAAAATCAGCTTAAAGTCAGAAACCTCTGTTTCAAAGACATTCGCCCATCCTGTGGAAATCACAGAAGATAAGGTTCTAGATTTACTTGGGAACATTCGATTTCGTGAAGAAAGTTCTTACGGAGACGTAAACAGATATATCTTCGAAGAAAAAGAAATCAAAGAGTTCGCTTTGGATCTTGTCGATGGTTTGCAAAAATTAAAACCAGACCAACTGCTCCTTGTTATTTCTAAGTACAACCCAGTGCGGTCAGTAGTTTCCCATTATTCTAGAACAGGTTTTTATATCTGGTCTACTGAAACCTCGATAGAAATTCTTTTTGGGGAACTTCAGAAAGAAATTTCTTATGATGAACAAGGAAATTATTTTGACTGGTCCAATATTCCAGACATTCCTTTTGAACATTTTCCTCAATCCACATACATTCTGCAGGGTCCTGGTTTTTCTTTTAAAAAAGTCTCTGGCTTTCGCAATAAACATTGGTTAGTTTTCGATAAAGCAGATTTGGCAAAATTGAAATTTGAGAAAAGAAAGAAAACTACCATCCCAGAAGTGACAAACTCTGTTGATGCAGATCTTAAACCTGAAAAAAGAATTTCTCGTGATGAAGAAGAAGGGATTATCAACGGAGACTAA
- a CDS encoding citrate synthase, producing the protein MSEKAILKVDGKEFELPILVGSENEKAIDITKLRQLSGYVTIDSGYLNTGACTSEITFLDGEQGILRYRGIPIDDLAAKSTFTEVAYLLIYGKLPNDAQLKEWNTSITNHTMIHEDLKRLFNGFPKDGHPMAIMSCMMGCLSTYYQDSYDPMNEEHREISIIRLLAKFPTIAAYAYKKSIGQPIIHPLNELDYASNFMNMMFAVPAEDYHIDPEIVSALNLLLILHADHEQNCSTSTVRLVGSSLANLYGAISAGILALWGPRHGGANQEVLEMLEGIKKSGLSVKKIVEQAKDKNSSFRLNGFGHRVYKNFDPRAKIIKVACDKVLNKLGIKDPLLDIAKELEEAALNDPYFVERKLYPNVDFYSGIIYRALGIPTNMFTVMFAMGRLPGWIAQWKEMIEDPSLKIGRPRQIYTGPQEISYETAKKQA; encoded by the coding sequence ATGTCCGAAAAGGCAATTCTGAAAGTGGATGGAAAAGAGTTCGAACTTCCGATTTTAGTAGGAAGTGAAAACGAGAAGGCAATTGATATTACTAAACTCCGCCAATTGTCCGGTTATGTTACGATTGATTCCGGTTATTTAAATACAGGTGCTTGCACCAGTGAGATTACCTTTCTCGATGGAGAACAAGGGATCCTACGTTACCGTGGAATTCCTATTGATGATTTAGCCGCTAAGTCTACTTTTACTGAAGTAGCTTATTTACTCATCTACGGCAAACTTCCAAACGACGCACAACTAAAAGAATGGAATACTTCCATTACTAATCATACAATGATCCATGAGGATCTCAAACGCCTGTTTAACGGTTTTCCAAAAGATGGACACCCGATGGCAATCATGTCTTGTATGATGGGATGTTTATCTACATACTACCAAGATAGTTATGATCCAATGAATGAGGAACACAGAGAAATCTCCATCATTCGACTCCTTGCAAAGTTCCCAACGATCGCCGCTTATGCGTATAAAAAATCCATAGGTCAACCTATCATCCACCCGCTCAACGAGTTAGATTATGCATCTAATTTTATGAACATGATGTTTGCGGTTCCTGCGGAAGATTACCACATCGATCCAGAAATTGTTTCTGCCTTGAATTTACTTCTCATCCTTCACGCAGACCACGAACAAAACTGTTCTACGTCTACTGTGCGTTTGGTGGGGTCATCTCTTGCCAACTTGTATGGTGCGATTTCTGCTGGAATCCTTGCACTATGGGGACCTCGTCACGGGGGAGCCAACCAAGAAGTATTGGAAATGTTGGAAGGAATTAAAAAAAGCGGACTCTCGGTTAAAAAAATCGTAGAACAAGCCAAAGATAAAAACTCCAGTTTCCGATTGAATGGATTTGGTCACCGAGTTTACAAAAATTTTGACCCTCGTGCCAAAATCATCAAAGTAGCTTGTGATAAAGTTCTAAACAAACTTGGGATCAAAGACCCACTTCTTGACATTGCTAAAGAATTGGAAGAAGCAGCACTAAACGATCCATACTTCGTAGAAAGAAAACTCTATCCAAACGTTGACTTCTACTCTGGGATCATCTACCGAGCTCTTGGAATTCCTACCAACATGTTTACAGTGATGTTTGCTATGGGAAGACTTCCGGGTTGGATTGCACAGTGGAAAGAGATGATTGAAGACCCAAGTTTAAAAATTGGTCGACCAAGACAAATTTACACTGGCCCACAAGAAATTTCTTACGAAACTGCAAAAAAACAGGCTTAA
- a CDS encoding glycosyl transferase family 1, protein MKIYFYISGHGFGHISRSGNIIKRLLQSEFIEEIHLVSTRISFLGFTHTKLKTRDLKLDVGVSQKNSLSIDLQTTKEELKDFEKNKNQLLKEETEYCKKNGISIILTDSSSFPITIALETGIQSIFLGNFTWDFIYKNYAKDDSYFGNLSEQLQVEYGFATEALILPFSCPMPTFLDSTNIGLVGRKPTLSKLQARQKFGFKDDTTYILLSFGAYGLEGTLLQTKNLNPSIQLVAYGVPGIQTEGILVPEVSHYPDLVAAADYVCTKPGYGILAECYYAKTPILYTDRGDFAEYLYLVNALDLYFRSAYIDLTRIISCQFEEVLTLINTIDSMTPKLELKTNGEEDVVSHLLEYN, encoded by the coding sequence ATGAAAATTTATTTTTATATTTCTGGCCATGGGTTTGGACATATCAGTCGCTCTGGAAATATCATCAAACGTCTACTGCAGTCAGAGTTTATCGAAGAAATTCATTTAGTAAGCACAAGAATTTCCTTTTTAGGTTTTACCCATACCAAATTAAAGACACGAGATCTTAAACTGGATGTCGGCGTTTCGCAAAAAAACTCTCTCTCCATTGATTTACAAACGACGAAAGAAGAACTAAAGGACTTTGAAAAAAACAAAAACCAACTTTTAAAAGAAGAAACAGAATACTGCAAAAAAAATGGAATCTCAATCATCCTAACCGATAGTTCTTCTTTTCCCATCACCATTGCTTTAGAAACAGGAATCCAAAGTATATTTCTCGGTAACTTTACTTGGGATTTTATTTATAAAAATTATGCCAAAGACGATTCCTATTTTGGGAATTTAAGTGAGCAGTTGCAGGTGGAATATGGCTTTGCCACAGAAGCACTCATTTTACCTTTTTCTTGCCCCATGCCTACTTTCTTAGACTCAACTAACATCGGTCTTGTGGGAAGAAAACCTACCCTTTCCAAATTACAAGCCAGACAAAAATTTGGATTTAAAGACGATACTACTTATATTCTTTTATCCTTTGGAGCTTACGGTTTGGAAGGGACCCTGCTACAAACAAAAAACCTCAACCCATCCATCCAGTTAGTTGCTTATGGAGTGCCGGGAATTCAAACAGAGGGAATCTTGGTGCCGGAAGTTTCTCACTATCCCGATCTCGTAGCAGCTGCAGATTATGTTTGCACAAAACCAGGATACGGAATTCTCGCAGAATGTTATTATGCAAAAACTCCGATTCTTTACACGGATCGTGGTGATTTTGCTGAATATCTTTATTTGGTCAATGCGCTCGATCTTTACTTTCGGTCGGCTTATATCGATCTCACCCGAATAATTTCTTGTCAATTTGAGGAAGTGCTGACTCTAATTAATACAATCGACTCTATGACTCCCAAGTTAGAACTAAAAACGAATGGAGAGGAAGACGTTGTTTCTCACTTATTAGAATACAATTAA
- a CDS encoding lytic transglycosylase domain-containing protein — protein sequence MRHFWLASRILLFFTTSLFAETDLQYLIKSHQWGQIENHFRNTNPSRESEVYSLIEFHEKSPNGDKEKRFRYLISLVRGVFVAESSEEEVRKILTQTMPFQTTLFKLSYWKLYTEITQRNYLTPAERIQFLNRLNLEEDPICRRLLDELVRLLAANNQWKEILDKINSIQESHRRYLLTGDTQYRYGKAKLILGDEKAAVEEWINLLQREGLSDSTVQMVAADWSKYKGSGSILQLAPSEITLLLPAISHNDKEALFRTRPELFSSRLAYYEGFKHLTSILTKTGKTNELFRVLRSNKIFVDMDSSWIVSLADILYQQNKFQAAIELLKTFPGKDAGYYRVLTASYDRLGDRELYFENLILYLGKYPFNLFYQDRLIEYLVDRKGEKSDYAPIAKFERALAEIPNLPVKGRLVYWYLRALKENGDIEKLKKELKRYYALCPGSYYTRVIREEFLSIIKESNKPDNPTYNKEYLFEYLSYTAGIPEESYAILGRNLGFVYPKDSYELGNKLGGMSSRIQGHKLLNLAKEYFRVGEDSLGLSLVNFHVKRENLSEEEKDEILVGIGDLTYNTYYTAFHTRSLLKRHFIPDDPILLPTSISVRIYPRPHQSIVSRYANENDISEDKVYALMRQESFFKETATSRSNARGLMQIMPATGRELASRMGVTSYSLYDPETSIRLGTKFLAYLLKSNGNELKWASIAYNGGPGNLRKWKKSVYSGDFNHFLEDLPYKESRDYCRIVVSNFYAYDIMKKYHKL from the coding sequence ATGAGGCATTTTTGGTTAGCAAGTAGAATTCTTCTCTTTTTCACAACATCCCTATTTGCGGAAACTGACCTTCAATATCTAATCAAATCCCACCAGTGGGGGCAAATCGAAAACCATTTTAGAAATACAAATCCTTCTCGCGAAAGTGAAGTGTATAGCCTTATCGAATTTCACGAAAAATCACCTAACGGGGACAAGGAGAAACGATTTCGGTATTTGATTTCTCTCGTGCGCGGCGTTTTTGTCGCAGAATCTTCGGAAGAAGAAGTAAGAAAAATCCTTACACAAACTATGCCCTTTCAAACCACTCTATTCAAACTGAGTTATTGGAAGTTATACACAGAAATTACCCAAAGAAACTACCTTACCCCTGCCGAAAGAATCCAATTTCTAAACCGATTGAACTTAGAAGAGGATCCCATTTGTCGCCGCCTCTTGGATGAACTGGTACGCCTCCTTGCTGCAAACAACCAATGGAAAGAGATTTTAGATAAAATTAACTCCATCCAAGAATCCCACAGAAGATACCTCCTCACGGGGGACACACAATATAGATACGGAAAAGCAAAACTCATATTAGGTGATGAAAAGGCAGCTGTAGAAGAATGGATCAATCTTCTACAAAGAGAAGGACTTTCTGATTCCACAGTGCAGATGGTTGCTGCTGATTGGTCCAAATATAAAGGTTCGGGAAGTATTTTGCAACTGGCCCCATCCGAGATCACCCTTCTTCTTCCAGCAATCAGTCATAATGACAAAGAAGCATTGTTTCGCACTAGGCCCGAACTATTTTCCTCAAGACTTGCTTATTATGAAGGTTTCAAACACCTAACTTCTATTTTAACAAAAACAGGGAAAACAAACGAATTATTTAGAGTTTTACGTTCCAACAAAATCTTTGTGGATATGGATTCTTCATGGATCGTCTCCCTTGCCGATATTTTGTACCAACAAAACAAATTCCAAGCGGCCATTGAACTTTTAAAAACATTTCCAGGAAAAGATGCAGGATACTACCGAGTACTCACCGCATCTTACGACCGTTTGGGGGATAGGGAGTTGTATTTTGAAAATCTAATTTTGTATTTAGGAAAGTATCCCTTTAACCTTTTTTACCAAGACCGACTCATCGAATACCTTGTGGATCGAAAAGGGGAAAAATCAGACTACGCTCCTATTGCAAAATTTGAAAGAGCTCTTGCTGAAATTCCAAACCTCCCCGTTAAGGGCCGATTGGTCTATTGGTATTTACGTGCTTTGAAAGAAAATGGTGACATAGAAAAATTAAAAAAAGAACTCAAACGTTATTATGCCCTTTGCCCAGGCTCTTATTACACACGTGTGATCCGTGAAGAATTTTTATCCATCATCAAAGAATCAAACAAACCAGACAATCCCACGTATAACAAAGAGTATCTTTTTGAATACCTTTCTTATACTGCAGGAATTCCGGAAGAATCCTATGCCATCCTGGGCCGCAATTTAGGATTTGTGTATCCGAAAGATTCTTATGAATTAGGAAATAAACTCGGAGGGATGAGCTCAAGGATCCAAGGACATAAACTTTTGAATCTTGCCAAAGAATACTTCCGCGTCGGAGAAGATAGTTTGGGCCTAAGTCTTGTCAACTTTCACGTAAAAAGGGAGAATCTTTCCGAAGAAGAAAAGGATGAGATTTTAGTAGGTATCGGCGACCTAACTTATAACACATATTATACTGCGTTTCATACCAGGTCATTACTAAAAAGACATTTTATCCCCGATGATCCCATCCTTCTCCCAACGTCTATTTCTGTCCGGATCTATCCTAGACCTCACCAAAGTATTGTCTCTCGTTACGCCAATGAAAACGATATCTCTGAAGATAAGGTCTATGCTCTCATGCGACAAGAATCCTTTTTTAAGGAAACGGCTACCTCGAGGTCCAACGCGCGGGGCCTCATGCAAATTATGCCAGCCACAGGTCGGGAGTTGGCATCCCGGATGGGGGTCACCTCCTACTCCCTCTACGATCCGGAAACCTCCATCCGGTTGGGGACAAAATTTTTAGCCTATCTTTTGAAGTCCAACGGGAATGAATTAAAATGGGCATCGATTGCCTACAACGGTGGACCTGGAAATTTGCGAAAATGGAAGAAGTCCGTTTACTCCGGTGATTTTAACCATTTTTTAGAAGACCTTCCTTACAAAGAGTCAAGAGATTACTGTCGCATCGTGGTTTCGAACTTCTACGCTTATGACATCATGAAAAAATACCATAAGTTGTAA